One window of Acidobacteriaceae bacterium genomic DNA carries:
- a CDS encoding NAD(P)-dependent alcohol dehydrogenase, with product MSDIQGFAAHAAGAQLLPFRYSPGELGPYDVEVRVSHCGVCHSDVHLIDNDWGISRFPLVPGHEIIGTVTALGSAVHGPTVGQRVGIGWQADSCGICEWCRSGEEHLCPKAQPTCVGRHGGFASSVRANSRFAIPVPEALDSVNAAPLLCGGVTVYAPLRNHGARPASRVGVIGIGGLGHLAIQFARAFGSEVVAFSSSKDKEAEAHSLGAHAFVNTRETSAVKKHARSLDLILSTVSGDQDLHYFIEALRPKGTLVILGAGPSPLQVPGAGLISNNLTVAGSSIGSPRDLREMLEVAARHNIQAVTERFPMKDANTAVSRVKKNQVRYRAVLTP from the coding sequence ATGTCGGATATCCAGGGATTCGCGGCCCACGCCGCCGGAGCCCAACTACTCCCTTTCCGCTACTCTCCCGGCGAGCTCGGGCCCTATGACGTCGAAGTCCGCGTCTCACACTGCGGCGTCTGCCACTCCGACGTCCACCTGATCGACAACGACTGGGGCATCTCCCGCTTCCCGCTCGTCCCCGGCCACGAGATCATCGGCACTGTCACCGCGCTCGGCTCCGCCGTCCACGGCCCTACCGTCGGGCAGCGCGTCGGCATTGGCTGGCAGGCAGACTCCTGCGGTATCTGCGAGTGGTGCCGCTCCGGCGAAGAGCATCTCTGCCCCAAGGCCCAACCCACCTGCGTCGGCCGCCACGGCGGCTTCGCCTCCTCCGTTCGCGCCAACAGCCGCTTCGCCATCCCCGTCCCAGAGGCACTCGACAGCGTCAATGCCGCCCCGCTCCTCTGTGGCGGAGTCACCGTCTATGCCCCGCTCCGCAATCACGGAGCCCGCCCCGCCTCACGCGTCGGCGTCATCGGCATCGGCGGCCTCGGCCATCTCGCCATCCAGTTCGCCCGCGCCTTCGGTTCCGAGGTCGTCGCCTTCTCTTCTTCCAAAGACAAGGAAGCCGAAGCCCATTCCCTCGGCGCCCACGCCTTCGTCAACACTCGCGAGACCTCAGCGGTCAAAAAGCACGCCCGCTCCCTCGACCTCATCCTCTCCACAGTCTCGGGCGACCAGGACCTCCATTACTTCATCGAAGCCCTCCGCCCCAAAGGCACGCTCGTCATCCTCGGAGCCGGCCCCTCGCCGCTTCAGGTCCCCGGCGCCGGCCTCATCAGCAACAATCTCACGGTCGCCGGCTCCAGCATCGGCAGCCCCCGCGACCTCCGCGAGATGCTCGAAGTCGCCGCCCGCCACAACATCCAGGCCGTCACCGAGCGCTTCCCCATGAAGGACGCCAACACGGCCGTCTCCCGCGTCAAGAAAAACCAGGTCCGCTACCGCGCGGTCCTCACCCCGTAG
- a CDS encoding ABC transporter permease, with protein sequence MRFELFIAARYLRARRRQAVVGLVTAISVLGIAAGVAALIIALAITNGMRRDLQQRLVGALAHVELMRSAGDGIRDWRPLMQRLSTQPHVTAVAPGIYGQVLISRGARSGGALIKGILPQDELRVGNLLQAVKQGSYSDLNPVASPDAVPPPVVLGNELALTLGAGVGDTVLVTSPQGELTPLGLVPRYERFRVAGIFDSGFYQYDSAYAFMRLADAQHLFSEPDLISVLSFKLDDLYRAPEVAKDLEFAAGPGFQATTWIDQNRELFRALKLEQVVTFIILALIVVIAALNILIALTMMVMEKSRDIAVLMSFGVSSAQVRRIFLLEGLLISVIGSLLGLAVGYTGSLLGAHYRFIPLDPSVYSISYLPFAPRMTDALIVLAVSLGLSLLATLYPSHTAASILPAEALRYE encoded by the coding sequence ATGCGTTTCGAACTCTTCATCGCGGCCCGTTATCTCCGAGCTCGCCGCCGTCAGGCAGTGGTCGGATTAGTCACCGCGATATCGGTCCTGGGCATAGCCGCCGGAGTCGCCGCACTGATCATCGCCCTGGCAATCACCAACGGCATGCGCCGCGACCTCCAGCAGCGCCTGGTAGGCGCCCTCGCCCACGTGGAGCTCATGCGGTCCGCCGGCGACGGCATCCGCGACTGGCGCCCCCTCATGCAGCGTCTCTCCACCCAGCCCCACGTCACCGCCGTAGCCCCCGGCATCTACGGTCAGGTGCTCATCTCCCGTGGCGCCCGCTCCGGCGGCGCCCTCATCAAAGGAATTTTGCCGCAGGACGAACTCCGCGTCGGCAACCTCCTCCAGGCCGTGAAGCAAGGCTCCTACTCCGACCTGAATCCAGTCGCGAGTCCAGATGCGGTGCCCCCGCCGGTCGTCCTTGGAAATGAACTCGCCCTCACCCTCGGCGCCGGCGTCGGTGACACAGTGTTGGTTACCAGTCCGCAGGGCGAGCTCACGCCTCTTGGTCTGGTGCCGCGATATGAGCGATTTCGTGTCGCCGGGATCTTTGACTCAGGCTTTTATCAGTACGACTCCGCGTACGCCTTCATGAGACTTGCCGATGCGCAGCACCTGTTCTCAGAGCCGGATCTGATCTCGGTGCTGAGTTTCAAACTGGATGACCTCTATCGCGCGCCGGAGGTTGCAAAAGACCTCGAGTTCGCGGCAGGGCCCGGATTTCAAGCGACCACATGGATCGATCAGAATCGCGAATTGTTCCGCGCGTTGAAGCTCGAGCAGGTGGTGACATTCATCATCCTCGCGCTGATCGTCGTCATCGCCGCGCTGAACATCCTCATCGCACTCACCATGATGGTGATGGAGAAATCCCGTGACATCGCGGTGCTCATGAGCTTCGGTGTATCCAGCGCGCAGGTGCGGCGAATTTTCCTGCTCGAAGGGCTGCTCATCTCCGTGATAGGCAGCCTGCTCGGATTGGCCGTCGGTTACACCGGAAGCCTGCTTGGAGCGCACTACAGATTCATTCCGCTCGATCCGAGCGTGTATTCGATCAGCTATCTTCCGTTCGCTCCTCGTATGACCGATGCCCTGATTGTCCTTGCCGTTTCGCTTGGTCTCTCGCTCCTTGCAACACTGTATCCCTCGCACACGGCCGCGAGTATTCTTCCGGCCGAAGCGTTGCGTTACGAGTAA
- a CDS encoding carboxymuconolactone decarboxylase family protein — translation MPRLPYPKLAPEAYRSLVSLGHYLRTATSLDAGLLGLVDLRASQLNRCGFCIGMHTQELKHANEPDSRINAVANWRESDAFTPRERAALAWTEEITNIQDGHASDEAYAAVSEYFKDKDLVDLTFAIATMNAWNRLGIAFGAEWNPAIRPGGDQPQEPVAANSL, via the coding sequence ATGCCGCGTCTTCCCTATCCCAAGCTCGCGCCTGAAGCGTATCGCTCGCTTGTATCTCTCGGACATTACCTGCGCACGGCGACATCACTTGACGCTGGACTACTGGGATTAGTTGACCTCCGCGCATCGCAACTGAATCGCTGTGGCTTCTGCATCGGTATGCACACGCAGGAGCTGAAGCATGCCAACGAGCCGGACTCCCGGATCAACGCCGTGGCAAACTGGCGCGAGTCGGATGCGTTTACTCCGCGGGAGCGCGCGGCCCTGGCGTGGACCGAGGAGATAACGAATATTCAGGATGGACACGCATCCGACGAGGCCTACGCGGCAGTCAGCGAGTACTTCAAGGACAAGGACCTCGTAGACCTGACGTTCGCCATCGCGACGATGAATGCATGGAATCGGCTTGGCATTGCGTTCGGGGCGGAGTGGAACCCAGCGATACGGCCGGGCGGGGACCAGCCGCAGGAGCCTGTAGCAGCGAACTCTCTGTGA
- a CDS encoding ABC transporter ATP-binding protein codes for MKNCDELLCAFGLRKTYPSVEPGTPDLELFRDLNLQVEAGEMVAIIGESGAGKSTLLHILAALDTPTAGEVWCGFTHVTGLSKAEASAFRNREIGYVWQFHYLLPEFTAVENVALPLLARGVPQAEAMQLAASWLERVGLSGRSANRSGELSGGEQQRVSIARALVTQPKVLLADEPTGDLDAGTADRVFALVQQLHREHGLTSVIVTHNTEFARRCDRVMKLSAGTLIALP; via the coding sequence ATGAAAAATTGCGACGAGTTGCTGTGCGCCTTCGGGCTGAGGAAGACATATCCATCTGTCGAACCTGGGACGCCGGATCTCGAGCTCTTCCGCGATCTCAACCTGCAGGTGGAGGCGGGTGAGATGGTGGCGATCATCGGCGAGTCGGGCGCGGGAAAGAGCACGTTGTTGCACATTCTGGCGGCACTCGACACTCCAACTGCGGGCGAGGTTTGGTGCGGTTTCACGCATGTGACGGGACTGTCGAAGGCAGAGGCCTCCGCCTTCCGTAACCGGGAGATTGGGTACGTCTGGCAGTTTCACTACTTACTGCCGGAGTTCACTGCGGTTGAGAACGTCGCGCTGCCGCTGCTTGCGAGAGGTGTGCCTCAGGCGGAAGCGATGCAGCTGGCGGCAAGCTGGCTGGAACGTGTGGGGCTGAGCGGGCGCTCCGCGAACCGGTCTGGAGAGTTGTCCGGCGGCGAACAGCAGAGGGTGTCGATCGCGCGCGCCCTGGTGACGCAGCCGAAGGTGCTGCTTGCGGATGAGCCGACTGGAGATCTGGACGCCGGCACAGCGGACCGGGTATTCGCCCTGGTTCAACAATTGCATCGCGAACACGGGCTGACGAGCGTGATCGTCACGCACAATACAGAGTTCGCCCGCCGTTGTGACCGCGTGATGAAACTCAGCGCGGGAACACTGATCGCTCTCCCGTAA